A genomic window from Cytobacillus suaedae includes:
- a CDS encoding aromatic acid exporter family protein has product MKLGARIFKTGIAITLALVLADLLNLSAPVFAGIAAIFAIQPSIYRSVISVIEQFQANVIGAALAIFSVLLFGNDPFIIGLTSILVIAITIKLKIETTIPVAVVTVIAIMQNPGEEFLSFAALRFSTIMLGILSAFVVNLFFMPPKHEKKLYYKIVDQTEEILKWIRMNTRNASEFGVLKSDIDKIKDGMQKVEQFYVLYKEERNYLKKNKYVKARKLVIYRQMIKTTNKALHTLKKLHRLENELKSMPDDLQQLIIEELNDLLYFHEQVLLKYIRKTKPHPEDLHGELEFNKKSVIERFVQYNKLDDERAQKDWYHLFPLISTIVEYSDEMEHLDTLIDRYQAHHNADDDFGKNA; this is encoded by the coding sequence ATGAAACTTGGTGCCCGCATTTTTAAAACGGGAATAGCCATCACTTTAGCACTAGTGCTGGCTGACTTGTTGAACTTATCAGCACCCGTATTCGCTGGAATTGCTGCCATCTTTGCAATTCAACCGTCCATCTATCGATCAGTTATATCAGTTATTGAACAATTTCAAGCAAATGTTATCGGTGCTGCTTTAGCGATATTCTCCGTCTTATTATTTGGTAATGACCCGTTTATCATTGGATTAACATCCATCCTGGTCATCGCTATTACCATTAAGCTTAAAATTGAAACTACCATACCAGTTGCTGTGGTTACTGTTATCGCCATCATGCAGAATCCTGGAGAGGAGTTTTTATCCTTTGCTGCGCTCAGGTTTTCAACGATTATGCTCGGAATCTTATCTGCTTTCGTGGTGAATTTGTTCTTTATGCCACCGAAGCATGAAAAGAAGCTCTATTATAAAATTGTTGATCAAACCGAAGAGATATTAAAATGGATTAGAATGAACACACGAAACGCTTCTGAATTTGGCGTCTTAAAGTCAGATATTGATAAAATCAAAGACGGCATGCAAAAAGTAGAGCAATTTTACGTCTTATATAAGGAAGAACGAAACTATTTAAAAAAGAACAAATATGTGAAAGCACGTAAATTAGTTATTTACCGCCAGATGATTAAAACAACCAACAAAGCTCTTCATACTTTAAAAAAGTTGCATAGGCTTGAAAATGAATTAAAGAGTATGCCAGATGATCTACAACAATTAATCATTGAAGAGTTGAACGACTTATTGTATTTTCACGAACAAGTGCTTTTAAAGTACATCCGTAAAACCAAGCCTCATCCAGAGGATCTCCATGGAGAGTTAGAATTCAATAAAAAATCAGTTATTGAACGATTTGTTCAATATAATAAACTTGATGATGAACGAGCACAAAAGGATTGGTATCACCTGTTTCCACTGATCTCAACAATCGTTGAGTATAGTGATGAAATGGAACATCTTGATACATTAATTGATCGATATCAAGCCCATCATAATGCTG
- a CDS encoding glutamate synthase, which translates to MKKNWSPSTFRDFHHQEHDACGIVSAIEKRRIPTKLNIDTCINALVTMNHRAGFINGEGDGVGIHIDIPKALWTEKLGKAGVDPSVVDKKSFVVGHFFINQHIDLEEKKSSIRQLFHENGLDLIFETDEAISSSALGPIASQQEPLFWQVALLAQSLENLSKCLFNVSIDIEDCGNVHVASLSNYHAVYKVLGAGDILPKYYHDLANPLVASTMTLGHNRYSTNTLSNFFRVQPFSLLGHNGEINTIAKLRDEARMIHVPLTDGGSDSQDLNRTIDTLISRDGYSLFEAVDFMFPPIINEMKAYPEHLQDLYTYAREAWGHFAQGPAGIISRFGEEAVFSVDALGLRPVWMLETEASYLFASEPGIIPSTEYTAEPKPLSPGEKVGMRWDTNDTMQVFHYGDFQEEVYKRVKNRVDVANYRTRLSTPSFPKTITVTKSSTVHNGQYSAFGWDREHIQLIEQMAEKGAEPIRSLGHDAPLAAIDPGRKNIADFIKESVAVVTNPAIDRDRETEHFSTRSIIGKRPSLVSDDKNDFVIELSSPLLIEGSQGYDCSSKLGQPSYDQVVNAFSEKKLTHYLSATYTENESLQDALTRLAKEAESAVEQGKSLLIIDDANAHQNGNLWIDPHLILAAVDQALVGKQIRRHCSILLRSGAIRSLHDIIVAYGLGANIISPYLLFATVVEETIQPSVHLFTALNKGLEKVISTIGIHELRGYGRLFSAIGLNEEVADVLRVVNFLGSESVAYNFENLKKDALERAEDFKNEKARPGKLFHMFPRIWKSIGDVAQTGNYDSYREKLTEQEESNPTTIRHLTALKKSDKNVSIEKVNIGVGDHSLPFVISSMSFGSQNEIAFRAYAEGAERLNMISLNGEGGEIKDMLGKYPRTRGQQVASGRFGVNAELLNSSNLLEIKIGQGAKPGEGGHLPGSKVTAKIAEARNATIGSDLISPSNNHDIYSIEDLAQMIAELKTANDQARVSVKVPVVPNIGTIAVGIAKAGADVITLSGFDGGTGAARIHALQHVGLPVEIGVKAAHNALLEAGLRQNVELWADGGIKSALDVMKVMLLGANRVGFGTLSMIAIGCTTCRGCHLDTCHVGIATQIESEAQAKEHGLRRFVPRQLDNAVQGLVNLFGAFGNELKALTASLGVDNLQSIVGRSDLLEQVRGLDSMDLTELLKPLEIEQLPYKEVAASAEEKQLLVAVGAEYLDNNIEELHSSREFATVTSEQRVLGSRVSCHRVRGRLDGSYRNLPDITLNYTEGSIPGNGLGAYNSSGINIHVQGGAQDGIGKTAFGGNILIFKSKGKDGQFYNGSVGKGFGYGAQSGTLLVQGNADARAGIRLSGADMIIGGQVTKPIDENEHGNIGVHANIKGFAFEYMTNGRGLVLGDPGPWICAGMTGGVVYLRHQPEMGLTKAAIERRIAKGAKVSIATLSEKGKKDVAELLTKYIDGLVLNRQIEEAEKLRKLLDNPVEHFFQINPTKEQADPAVSTE; encoded by the coding sequence ATGAAAAAAAATTGGAGTCCGAGTACGTTCAGAGATTTCCACCATCAGGAGCATGATGCCTGTGGAATCGTATCCGCTATTGAAAAAAGAAGAATCCCCACAAAATTGAATATTGATACATGTATTAATGCCCTCGTGACAATGAATCACCGTGCAGGATTTATCAATGGTGAAGGAGACGGAGTAGGTATCCACATCGACATTCCCAAAGCGCTTTGGACAGAAAAGCTAGGTAAAGCTGGAGTTGATCCTAGTGTTGTTGATAAAAAAAGCTTTGTCGTTGGTCACTTTTTTATCAATCAACATATTGACCTTGAAGAAAAGAAAAGCTCCATTCGTCAACTTTTCCACGAAAATGGATTAGATCTTATTTTTGAAACAGATGAAGCGATATCTTCAAGCGCTCTTGGTCCAATCGCCTCACAGCAGGAACCTCTTTTTTGGCAGGTTGCCTTATTAGCACAATCTCTTGAGAATCTATCAAAATGCCTATTTAATGTTTCTATTGATATCGAAGACTGTGGAAATGTACATGTTGCTTCACTTAGTAATTATCATGCCGTTTATAAGGTGTTAGGTGCTGGTGATATTTTACCTAAGTATTATCATGATTTGGCCAACCCACTAGTGGCTTCAACGATGACTCTAGGACATAACCGTTATTCAACGAATACATTATCTAATTTTTTCCGAGTTCAGCCCTTCAGCTTGCTAGGTCATAATGGTGAAATTAATACCATTGCAAAGCTTCGCGATGAGGCTAGGATGATTCATGTTCCGCTTACAGATGGCGGAAGTGACTCACAGGATTTGAACCGAACAATCGATACCCTTATTTCACGTGATGGCTATAGCTTATTTGAGGCTGTTGACTTTATGTTCCCTCCAATTATCAATGAAATGAAGGCCTATCCTGAGCATTTACAAGATTTATATACTTATGCTCGTGAAGCTTGGGGTCATTTTGCACAAGGACCTGCAGGAATTATTTCACGATTTGGTGAAGAGGCCGTCTTTAGTGTGGATGCTCTTGGTCTAAGACCTGTATGGATGCTTGAAACGGAAGCTTCTTATCTATTTGCGTCTGAGCCAGGCATTATCCCTTCTACTGAGTATACGGCTGAGCCCAAACCACTTTCTCCTGGTGAAAAAGTTGGTATGCGCTGGGATACTAATGACACGATGCAAGTTTTCCATTACGGAGATTTTCAAGAAGAGGTTTATAAAAGAGTGAAAAACAGAGTAGATGTCGCAAATTATCGCACTAGATTATCCACACCTTCTTTTCCAAAAACAATTACAGTAACAAAATCATCTACAGTTCACAACGGTCAATATTCTGCATTTGGCTGGGACCGTGAGCATATCCAACTGATTGAACAAATGGCTGAAAAAGGTGCAGAGCCTATTCGTTCATTAGGTCATGATGCCCCACTTGCAGCTATTGATCCTGGTAGAAAAAATATAGCAGATTTTATAAAAGAAAGTGTAGCTGTTGTAACAAATCCTGCCATTGATCGTGATCGTGAAACAGAACATTTTTCAACACGTTCCATTATCGGAAAGCGCCCTTCCCTTGTTTCTGATGACAAGAATGACTTTGTGATCGAGCTTTCTTCACCTTTGTTAATTGAGGGAAGTCAGGGCTATGATTGTTCTTCAAAACTAGGTCAACCATCATATGATCAGGTTGTGAATGCATTTTCCGAGAAAAAGCTAACTCATTATTTATCCGCAACTTATACAGAGAATGAGAGTTTACAAGATGCACTTACTCGCCTTGCAAAAGAGGCTGAGAGTGCGGTAGAGCAAGGTAAATCTCTATTAATTATTGATGATGCGAATGCCCATCAGAATGGGAATCTATGGATTGATCCACACTTAATTCTAGCTGCGGTCGACCAAGCATTAGTAGGTAAGCAGATTCGCCGTCATTGTTCGATCCTCCTTCGTTCAGGAGCGATACGTTCATTGCATGATATCATTGTTGCTTACGGTCTTGGTGCAAATATTATTAGTCCATATTTACTTTTTGCAACGGTTGTTGAAGAAACAATTCAGCCTTCAGTTCACTTATTTACGGCGTTGAATAAAGGGTTAGAAAAGGTCATTTCAACGATCGGAATTCATGAGCTACGTGGTTATGGTAGATTATTCTCAGCCATCGGCCTGAATGAAGAAGTTGCAGATGTGCTACGAGTTGTAAACTTCCTAGGTTCTGAGTCTGTAGCTTATAACTTTGAAAATCTTAAAAAAGATGCACTTGAACGTGCGGAAGATTTTAAGAATGAGAAAGCAAGACCAGGTAAGCTGTTTCACATGTTCCCACGTATTTGGAAATCAATCGGTGATGTTGCCCAAACTGGCAATTATGATAGTTACCGAGAGAAACTTACAGAACAGGAAGAATCGAACCCTACGACAATTCGTCATCTAACCGCTTTGAAAAAATCAGATAAGAACGTTTCTATCGAAAAAGTGAACATTGGCGTCGGTGACCATAGTCTACCATTTGTCATTTCATCCATGTCCTTTGGTTCTCAAAATGAAATAGCTTTCCGTGCTTATGCTGAGGGTGCAGAACGCCTAAACATGATCAGTCTAAATGGTGAAGGCGGAGAAATTAAGGATATGCTTGGGAAGTATCCTCGCACAAGAGGACAACAGGTTGCGTCTGGTCGTTTCGGTGTAAACGCGGAGCTCTTAAATTCTTCTAATCTATTAGAAATAAAAATTGGTCAAGGTGCTAAGCCTGGTGAAGGTGGACATCTACCCGGTTCAAAGGTTACTGCTAAAATTGCAGAAGCTCGTAATGCGACCATTGGTTCAGATTTAATCTCTCCATCTAACAACCATGATATATATTCAATCGAAGACTTGGCTCAAATGATTGCTGAGTTAAAAACAGCCAATGATCAAGCAAGAGTGTCTGTAAAGGTTCCTGTGGTACCGAATATCGGAACAATTGCTGTAGGTATAGCTAAAGCTGGAGCAGATGTTATTACACTAAGTGGCTTTGACGGTGGTACAGGAGCTGCACGTATTCACGCACTACAACATGTTGGTCTACCTGTTGAAATCGGTGTAAAAGCTGCTCATAATGCATTACTTGAAGCCGGCTTGCGTCAAAATGTTGAGCTTTGGGCAGACGGTGGTATCAAAAGCGCGCTTGATGTTATGAAGGTTATGCTGCTTGGAGCGAACCGCGTTGGTTTTGGTACTTTATCAATGATTGCTATTGGTTGTACGACCTGCCGTGGCTGTCACCTTGATACATGTCATGTTGGGATTGCGACACAAATTGAATCTGAGGCACAAGCGAAAGAGCATGGGTTACGCCGCTTCGTACCTCGCCAACTTGATAACGCTGTTCAGGGCTTAGTTAACTTGTTTGGTGCCTTTGGAAATGAGCTAAAAGCGTTAACCGCTTCATTAGGCGTTGATAATCTACAAAGCATTGTTGGACGTTCCGATTTATTAGAGCAAGTTCGAGGACTTGACTCAATGGATTTAACTGAACTCTTAAAGCCTCTTGAAATTGAGCAATTGCCTTATAAAGAAGTGGCAGCAAGTGCAGAAGAAAAACAATTACTAGTTGCTGTTGGTGCTGAGTATTTAGATAACAACATCGAGGAACTTCATTCTTCTAGAGAATTCGCTACTGTTACTTCAGAGCAAAGAGTTCTTGGAAGTCGCGTATCTTGCCACCGTGTACGCGGAAGATTAGATGGTTCATACCGAAATCTACCTGACATCACGTTGAACTACACCGAAGGTTCCATCCCTGGTAACGGATTAGGAGCTTATAATAGTAGTGGTATTAATATCCACGTCCAAGGTGGTGCCCAAGATGGGATCGGTAAAACTGCCTTCGGCGGAAACATCCTTATTTTTAAATCAAAAGGCAAGGATGGCCAGTTCTATAATGGCTCGGTCGGAAAAGGCTTTGGCTATGGTGCACAGAGTGGTACTCTCTTAGTTCAAGGTAATGCGGATGCACGTGCTGGAATTCGTCTATCTGGTGCGGATATGATTATTGGTGGTCAAGTCACGAAGCCAATTGATGAGAATGAACATGGCAATATTGGTGTTCACGCGAACATTAAAGGCTTTGCGTTTGAGTACATGACGAACGGTCGTGGTCTTGTACTTGGAGATCCTGGTCCTTGGATTTGCGCTGGAATGACAGGTGGAGTCGTTTATCTACGCCACCAACCAGAAATGGGCTTAACAAAAGCAGCGATTGAGAGACGTATCGCTAAGGGAGCTAAAGTTTCCATTGCTACCCTTTCTGAAAAAGGGAAAAAGGATGTTGCAGAACTGCTTACAAAGTACATTGATGGACTTGTACTAAATAGGCAGATCGAAGAAGCAGAGAAATTAAGGAAGTTACTTGATAACCCAGTAGAACACTTTTTCCAGATCAACCCTACTAAAGAGCAGGCTGACCCAGCTGTTTCAACTGAATAA
- a CDS encoding glutamate-1-semialdehyde 2,1-aminomutase, translating to MNFSKSEELHKEALEHIVGGVNSPSRSYKAVGGGAPVVMERAKGAYFWDVDGNKYIDYLAAYGPIITGHAHPHITKAIQEAAENGILYGTPTPHEIKFAKMLKEALPSLDKVRFVNSGTEAVMTTIRVARAYTGRDKIIKFAGCYHGHSDLVLVAAGSGPSTLGTPDSAGVPKSIAQEVITVPFNEIEPLRDALDKWGDQIAAVLVEPIVGNFGIVEPFEGFLEQVNELTHSAGALVIYDEVITAFRFMYGGAQDLLGVKPDLTCLGKIIGGGLPIGAYGGKKEIMEQVAPLGPAYQAGTMAGNPASILSGIACLEVLKQEGVYEQLDKFGAILEEGILTHAKTYNIPITINRLKGALTIYFTDEKIVNYEQAENTNGEMFATFFKLMLQQGINLAPSKYEAWFLTIAHSEEDLDVTLKAVEHSFKIMSGE from the coding sequence ATGAACTTCTCTAAATCAGAAGAATTACATAAAGAAGCACTTGAACATATCGTAGGTGGTGTAAACAGTCCATCTCGTTCTTACAAAGCGGTCGGAGGTGGGGCTCCAGTTGTGATGGAAAGAGCAAAAGGGGCATACTTTTGGGACGTTGATGGCAATAAGTATATTGATTATTTAGCAGCATACGGGCCGATTATTACTGGACATGCTCATCCTCATATTACTAAAGCGATTCAAGAGGCGGCTGAAAATGGAATACTGTACGGTACACCAACCCCTCATGAGATCAAATTCGCAAAGATGTTAAAAGAAGCATTGCCTTCATTAGATAAGGTCCGCTTTGTAAACTCAGGAACAGAAGCGGTTATGACGACGATTCGTGTTGCACGTGCGTATACAGGAAGAGATAAAATCATTAAATTCGCTGGGTGTTATCATGGCCATTCTGATTTAGTGTTGGTAGCTGCAGGTTCTGGGCCTTCAACATTAGGTACACCGGATTCAGCTGGTGTTCCTAAAAGCATTGCCCAGGAGGTTATCACGGTTCCTTTTAATGAGATTGAACCTTTACGTGACGCCCTTGATAAGTGGGGAGATCAGATTGCTGCCGTGTTAGTTGAGCCTATTGTAGGGAATTTCGGTATTGTTGAACCATTCGAAGGCTTCTTAGAGCAGGTAAATGAACTAACCCATTCAGCTGGCGCTCTTGTAATTTATGATGAAGTCATTACTGCTTTTCGCTTCATGTATGGTGGTGCGCAGGATCTATTAGGGGTTAAACCTGATTTAACGTGCTTAGGTAAAATTATTGGTGGAGGTCTTCCAATTGGAGCCTATGGTGGTAAAAAAGAAATTATGGAGCAAGTTGCACCACTCGGTCCTGCGTATCAAGCTGGGACAATGGCTGGAAATCCCGCTTCCATTCTTTCTGGTATTGCCTGCCTTGAGGTGTTAAAACAAGAAGGTGTGTATGAACAACTTGATAAGTTTGGAGCTATATTAGAAGAAGGAATTTTAACACATGCTAAAACCTATAACATTCCTATCACGATTAACAGATTAAAAGGTGCTCTAACGATTTACTTTACTGATGAGAAAATTGTGAACTATGAACAAGCAGAAAATACAAACGGAGAAATGTTTGCTACATTTTTCAAACTAATGCTTCAACAAGGAATTAACTTAGCACCTTCAAAATATGAAGCTTGGTTCCTAACAATTGCACACTCAGAAGAAGATTTAGATGTTACATTAAAAGCTGTTGAACATTCTTTTAAAATCATGTCCGGTGAATAA
- a CDS encoding two pore domain potassium channel family protein: protein MSIKSLFSMSRKKNQYISFENIVLLFFIYITVLLGFGVIYTSFIMLGAPILIEDGTYISGDFFSVLQDSMYFSAITLFSVGYGDITPVGVGRWLSIIEALLGYIMPTAFVVRSVVSYERD from the coding sequence ATGAGCATAAAATCCCTTTTTTCAATGAGTCGGAAGAAAAATCAGTACATCTCCTTTGAAAATATTGTATTACTCTTTTTTATCTATATAACGGTGTTACTTGGATTTGGAGTTATTTATACGTCTTTTATTATGTTAGGAGCACCGATTTTAATCGAAGATGGGACATACATAAGTGGTGACTTTTTCTCGGTACTTCAGGACTCCATGTACTTTAGTGCGATCACTCTTTTTTCGGTTGGATATGGAGATATTACGCCAGTTGGTGTTGGACGTTGGTTGTCAATTATTGAAGCGTTACTAGGGTATATAATGCCCACTGCGTTTGTAGTTCGTTCAGTTGTAAGTTATGAAAGGGACTAA
- the bcp gene encoding thioredoxin-dependent thiol peroxidase: MSVEVGKVAPDFELVSTNGEMVKLSDYKGKYVVLYFYPKDMTPGCTTQACDFRDHHKSFSDVNAVILGVSPDSAEKHQKFTEKYDLPFQLLVDDEHKVAELYDVWKLKKNFGKEYMGIERSTFLINPEGQIVKEWRKVKVKGHVEEALEEIKGI; this comes from the coding sequence ATGTCAGTTGAAGTAGGAAAGGTTGCACCAGATTTTGAATTAGTATCAACTAATGGAGAAATGGTTAAATTATCAGACTATAAAGGAAAGTATGTTGTCCTTTATTTCTATCCAAAGGACATGACACCTGGGTGTACGACTCAAGCCTGTGACTTCCGTGATCACCATAAAAGCTTTTCTGATGTAAATGCGGTTATTCTTGGGGTTAGCCCGGATTCTGCAGAGAAACATCAAAAGTTTACAGAAAAATATGATTTACCATTTCAACTTCTAGTTGATGATGAGCATAAAGTAGCTGAATTATATGATGTCTGGAAACTTAAGAAAAACTTCGGGAAAGAATATATGGGGATTGAGCGTTCTACTTTTCTTATTAATCCTGAAGGCCAAATCGTAAAAGAGTGGCGTAAAGTTAAGGTTAAAGGCCATGTGGAAGAAGCGTTGGAAGAAATAAAAGGAATATAA
- a CDS encoding cob(I)yrinic acid a,c-diamide adenosyltransferase: MKIYTRTGDKGTTSLIYGERVSKNDLRVEAYGTCDEANSFIGLALTHIQKATYSEKDDVIQILRKIQTTLFHVGAELATPTGKEVKWKLTEEDIKELEAVIDTWDQQLPQLTNFILPGGGEAGAVLHIARTIVRRAERRSVAIGDEVNPLVSSYLNRLSDFLFVAARFINFKEGKGEPTLHQ, encoded by the coding sequence ATGAAAATATATACACGTACTGGTGACAAAGGAACAACTTCATTAATTTATGGAGAGAGAGTATCAAAAAATGATTTAAGAGTTGAGGCATATGGTACTTGTGATGAAGCAAATTCATTTATAGGTTTAGCTCTAACTCATATTCAAAAGGCTACGTACAGTGAAAAAGATGACGTTATACAAATCCTACGTAAAATACAAACGACACTATTCCATGTTGGAGCAGAGTTGGCAACACCAACAGGTAAGGAAGTAAAGTGGAAATTAACTGAAGAAGACATTAAAGAATTAGAGGCTGTTATTGATACATGGGATCAGCAATTACCACAATTGACTAACTTCATTTTACCAGGAGGCGGCGAAGCGGGTGCTGTTCTACATATTGCAAGAACGATAGTAAGGAGAGCTGAAAGAAGGTCTGTTGCTATTGGGGATGAAGTGAATCCGTTAGTTTCTTCTTATTTAAATCGCCTTTCTGACTTTTTATTTGTTGCAGCAAGGTTTATAAACTTTAAAGAAGGAAAAGGAGAGCCAACACTTCACCAATAA
- the perR gene encoding peroxide-responsive transcriptional repressor PerR, with the protein MSNNQLKEALETLKETGVRITPQRHAILEYLINAMSHPSADDIYKALEGKFPNMSVATVYNNLRVFREVGLVRELTYGDASSRFDYITTDHYHVICDNCGKIVDFHYPGLDEVEALASHVTGFKVNRHRMEVYGECPDCQKKNAH; encoded by the coding sequence ATGTCTAATAATCAACTAAAAGAAGCGCTTGAAACGTTAAAGGAGACAGGGGTCAGAATCACTCCTCAACGTCATGCGATACTTGAATATTTAATAAATGCCATGTCTCATCCGAGCGCAGATGATATATATAAAGCACTCGAAGGGAAATTCCCGAATATGAGTGTTGCTACCGTTTATAATAATCTAAGAGTATTTCGTGAAGTTGGTCTTGTAAGAGAGTTAACGTACGGAGATGCTTCTAGTCGTTTTGACTATATTACAACTGATCATTATCATGTGATTTGTGATAACTGTGGCAAAATTGTCGATTTCCATTATCCAGGCTTAGATGAGGTAGAAGCGTTAGCTTCTCATGTTACTGGGTTTAAAGTGAATAGACACCGAATGGAAGTTTACGGAGAATGCCCGGATTGCCAGAAGAAAAATGCACATTAA